Genomic segment of Chelmon rostratus isolate fCheRos1 chromosome 2, fCheRos1.pri, whole genome shotgun sequence:
ACACACCTCGTACAGTGACAACGCCCTGAATTCTCTGAACACGGTGAACACTTGTGTTCAATTAGCTCCAAGGTAATAAGGGTCAAAAGAGCAACGTCTTTTGTGACGTGCTGGTCGACACGGACCAgacttctctgttttttttcttttttggtaaCATTCTAGTCTAAACAATGGTTTGCTGCAGTTACAGGAGCGACAAACACTGAAGGTAGATCCTCCAATCACAGATCTACAGCAGGTAATGAGAATTTCAAGCAGCATCTACAAGGGGCTTTTGTTCAATCTTTACATTCATTAcagactggtgtgtgtgcaaaaaGTAGGTCCAAATAATTCTGGGGGGGCTTTTCTGTGCCTTACATTCTGGGGTTACCGCTGACATTCAACACTGAGGGTGAAGAAAACGAAccttgctttaaaaaaaaccctctagCAAGCTCCTGCGCACTCGTCGTCTTTAAACTGAGCATCTTCACAGTGTTTCAGAGCCATGCAACAGGTGATCCATGAGCTTTCTCATGGGCCCACTGAAGTCCTGTTTCAGCGTGCGATGAGCTGGCGATAAACGGCGGTGGCCATTCGGGGTTCTCTGCTGGGGTCAATGTTCTGACGCGCCAAACGTTGGCGGTGGTTTGAAGGGATACCAgtgcgtttgtgtttgtttacccTCTTTTCAGTGGGCCAGCCGTCCGACCCCATCAACTCTCAGAGGGAAAGATTCCAACAGAAACCCATCTGTTCAGTCTTTGGTTTCCAAGTTCAATGGGGGAACCTGCTTTAAAGCTTTGTGAAGAGCAGGGGAGTCCATGGGGTTCTGGAGGGGCACTGGAGAGCCTGCCCTTGGGGACATCACCAGAGATGAGGGGAGGGTCTCCGCGGAGCCGCTCATGCCCGGGTACATAACAGGCATGCCCCCGGGGTACCAGCATTTCTCCAGCATGGGCAGATAGGCTGTCACTGGTGCAGCTGCGGGGGGGATAAGGTAGAAGGGGAGACAGAATGGGGGCTGGTTGGGGGAGAAGCTCATGTAGCTGCCAGGACCTCCTGCCGTGTGACCGGGGAGAACCTCGTCCTCTGAGGAGTCGGACCTGGACTTCTTGGCCTGAGGCTCATCACCCTCCTGCTTGATGGCACCGGCCGTCCTCTCCGACACTGCCTGCTTGAGCTGCCCCTCCTTTGCGTGTCTTACTGACCACTTGGCTTTGGGGTCACGCTTGTCGTGCTCGCCCCCGTAGccgctgtctgtgtctgtgtcacttCCGCTCTGCTCCCCCATTCCATGGGGGTAAGTCCTTTGGATGACAGGAACACAGTTCTTGGCTGGGCCCTGGGGCTGCCCAGCAGGTTTCTTCAGTTCCTCTGGGGCCGGAGGGGCGGACTCGTCTGGGTGTAGGCTGCTTCCATGCTGCAGGacctcagctgccatcttcTGGATGTGGCTGATGACACGGGAAGGAGACAGGTCCCTGCTGCTTTCTTGGCTGGCCACATAGTGGAGCACCTCTTTTGCGCACAAGTGAAAGCCGGAGCGAAACATCTCCTTGCTGCTCTCTGCGCTGTCGCCTCCATGATCACCTGTACGATCAGAAAACCAATGTTACTGCACAGTTTCCTCATAGAGCAGCACACCTCTTCATGAAACACAGCTGTCTGTACTTTCACGCAACATCCCAGCGTCACACTTACTGATTTGCAGGTCCTTCTGTAGCGCgactattttctgctgctgctgctccaggagGGTACTCAGGGCTTTCACGTGCTTGAGAGTGAGCTCCAGCACCACAGCTTTCTCCAAATGACCCAGCGTCTAAAACAGGAAGACCTTCGATAAGCATGTTGATCTTTCTTATGTAACACattctgcagctgaacagagGACGAGCCTCAAACACCCGGGAAGTCATGCAAtccacgtacacacacgcacacacaactcTCAACAACAAATCCAAATCTAAACCCTTGTTAGAATTTAGACGATAACATTAAGAAATTGACAAAATtgagaaggggaaaaaaagccaatCTACAGCTATTCTCCTTTTAAAACCCCcaaactttcattttatttgagagGTAAAACCTGAATCCAAAGGCTGGAGCAAACAAACTGCTCAGCAGAACCATGTGGCGTCTCAGACTGTCTGACTGCTGGCAGACGGGCCATATGTAGAAGATAATACTCACTGTAAGCTTAAGATGTTCTGGCAACAAATCCTTCAGCTGGGCAATGCATTCGTTGATTCTGTCACGTCTCTTCTTCTCGATTAGTCGGTGGGGCAACTTGTAGGTCTCCTGGAAGAGGATCGAAATGCTGTCTGTGAGATCCAGGCTGCTTCGGGTTCAACTGATAAATGCAggaaaatgatgcatttcaaCTTGAATTTACCTTGCTCTCTTCCCCGCGCTTCATGCCCCTCCTGGGTTTGTACACATAAATGGGGAAATCCATTCTTTGGAGACAAGATAAAATGAGTTAGTTTTAAGCTCTGGGCCAGTTTGGGTTCAGCATAAAGTGCTTCATAGTAGgtaaagaaaagaacagaataattttagttatttttttttctcttaccCTTGCATGTCAGCTATATCCAGTTTTGGCACACAGGGAGGTGGTTGCGCACTGGTAATCCTCTCCATGTCGCTTAACAGTAAAATCCGAATAAATTACTTGAAAAAGCCTTTAAATCGATCCAAACGCGTCTCTGTGGGCTCACTTCAAAccgaagaagaaaaaaaagcagtcgtacaaaaaaagatgaaacgACAGGAAAAAGTAGGTCCTGTTATCCAGTGTGCGTGCTGTGGAGCTGGGCACGGCGCGCTGTCACCCTCAGGTCCGGGCTCAGTAGTGTGTCTCGGGAGGCTCCGCGGCCGGCACAATGTGTGAGAGCTGGGTGGGTTTGTGACTACGTGTTAAATAAACCCTGTGACTGCAGGCACGTCTCTCTGCTGGAGACACAGACTCGACACCGTCACATGAGCCTCACGTGTTGGACGGCGCTTCAAACTCCTCACCCTCcccgcacgcacgcacgcacgcacacacacacagacacgcacgcacgcgcgcaccccctcctcctcgcccTGCTGCTGGAGTACAACCCATTTCTGTAGTACTCCTCCACCGGGGCCGAGTCCCGTGTACCACCATGCTCCGGCTGTGCAGGCAGAGCCGTGTTTGCAGAGACAGTAAGTGGAGCAACAGTTAGCTCGTCAACACTCACCGAAACACGAGCCCTTAAACTGCAGACATGGCACCGTTTATATTAATAACAGCGCAGCTGAAAATACTATGGACTGACAAACACCAggaagttatttatttattcgttTTTTATTATTCGTCAATAGCTAGAGAGGTTAGAAAAAGTGGGATATGTTCACAATAAAGTAAaccctgtgtgtttgtaataGCTAATATTATTCGGATATTAGACCACAATGAACCATGCTTTTAATAGCACGTTAATAGCAGAACAGCTAGCCTATAGGCTACTTTGAtactaaaaataataataaaaaaacttAGAAtatttccagtgttttgttcTGCGATTAACATGAATGACTTTAAATATGAGTTTTAATACGTTTTACTAATCCTTCATTATatagtttgttcattttctttgtggatTGAAGTTTATGGGCTTTAAAACAGACGACACGAATGATAAGTGAGTCGCACAAACGCTGGAGTGGCGCTGGAAGCGTCCCGTGTGTGACCGCGGCTGCCGCTCGCAGTATTACCGCAGCCCGTCCCCGCCGCGCTGTCACGTTGCGCTCCTCATGGCCACGAGCGAGCCGAGGAGCGGATCCCTGCCGGTGACGTCACGCGCGCAGTCAACCGAGAGCGCCCGACCGGTCGGTCGGTTCCACCCGCCGACGTCCCGAAGCAGCCGGAGGCTAAAGATAGACACGGCTCCAAAACAGCGCAGGCGGAAACGAGGGAGCGGGAGAGACGGCTCCGTCCGCGCGTCTGAAGGCCGATCAGACCCCGTAAAAGACGAGTGGTGTCAGTGAGGggtctccctcttttccctttaTCATATCATTACTgtggattcacacacacacacacacacacattgaggTATATAGATcttgtatattttatgtaaTGTTGCATAGTTTGTAACAATGGGTCATACTTTGGAAGCCAAACAtattttttgcatgtaaaaaaatgcaaaatgaatacaGTGATGCAAAAAGTATAATAGCTTCCTCTGAAGTGTAGAAATATTACATAGCATAAACTGGTAAtcaagtaaagcacaagtaatggtatttaagtacagtactggAGTAACTGCACTTATCATTACTGCAAACATTCACCTATGTTGTCACTGTAAAGCGATTGTGTGGCTCGACACTGATTTCTTCTTAACACTACATCAAGTATACAAATGGGTACACTGTTGGATGAAATGTGTCccattattaatattaatcattACAATTAACAGCATTAGCTTATCGCTAATTCTGCTGAAGTCCAACTCATGTGTCCTTGAGTGGAGCTCCACTGTTGCACCctacatttaaagctgcagtacgTTAGTAAAGGACATTCGCAGAGTttaatttagtttagtttgacAATAAAAAACTCATCTCAAAACAGTGTCTTGTCTCTGAGTAAGAGGCTAAATGAGGACAGTCACTTACACGACACAACTGTTTGCCGGACACATGGTGTGAGACTGAGAGGCAGATCAGCATCAGATTGTCTGAAGATGGTTTGAGCCTGATAAACACTTGGCATGCACAGAAAGctcatgtgtgcatttttacaCCATCCACTTGCACCCATTCCACCTGGGGACTGTGCCGCAGACATTTGCTGCTTTCAGACACGTATGTTTCCGCTTGACGGCAGCTTCTCTGAAAGCCAAAAGATTAATTCAGGACATGGCCTAGTTTATGCTCTGAATTGGAAAACACTGCACGTGACAGGTGGTCTGTATTGTCTATAGTCAACAGGTATCATTCACAGTCGTGACTAAAACATCACTTACAATTTGCATATCGGATTGTTTTTCCCTCAGTCTTCCCAATATCGAAAGTGATTTGTCCTATATTGTGTTTCTTAAATTGCCATCAGTGAtatcaacatgttttttattgatttcttttACTGCCTTATAtaaaactgaactaaactgaaCATTATATTATTCAACACCATTATATACCACAGTATGAATAGGAATTAGCTATCTTAGATGTACAGATGCCTTAGTGGGTGACAGTGTACGAGGGTGAATAAATACAGTTTGAGGCAAACACAttgttgaacatttttaaacacgACAGCACATTAATGGTTTACTGCATATGGGTCATTTCCAATCCCATAATatcacctcaacaacaaacaaacacaacatgaagtAAAGGATAATTACATcaattttaataaataattctACTTTCATATACAAATTGGCAGGGCTTAGGGTTTTGAGTTAATCTTAACATTCATGAGtatgtttttttccatctcatttTCTATACAAAAGCAAAGATAAGCAACAAACTTTATGTACACAAAGTAGTCCAAAAAAAGATCATTCTAACTGTAGCATGAAAACCAACTCATACATTTTAGTGGACATGAACAGAAAAGTAAGTGACTCTGC
This window contains:
- the bhlhe40 gene encoding class E basic helix-loop-helix protein 40, producing MERITSAQPPPCVPKLDIADMQGMDFPIYVYKPRRGMKRGEESKETYKLPHRLIEKKRRDRINECIAQLKDLLPEHLKLTTLGHLEKAVVLELTLKHVKALSTLLEQQQQKIVALQKDLQISDHGGDSAESSKEMFRSGFHLCAKEVLHYVASQESSRDLSPSRVISHIQKMAAEVLQHGSSLHPDESAPPAPEELKKPAGQPQGPAKNCVPVIQRTYPHGMGEQSGSDTDTDSGYGGEHDKRDPKAKWSVRHAKEGQLKQAVSERTAGAIKQEGDEPQAKKSRSDSSEDEVLPGHTAGGPGSYMSFSPNQPPFCLPFYLIPPAAAPVTAYLPMLEKCWYPGGMPVMYPGMSGSAETLPSSLVMSPRAGSPVPLQNPMDSPALHKALKQVPPLNLETKD